ACCGCCTCGGCGAACGCGGGGCCAGGGTCCGATCTCTGTGACTTGCTAAAGCCCGGAGAGTTAGAGCGGCTACTCGAGGAACCCGTCGGTGACGCGAAGCCCGGGATGGTGGGTGGCCTGCCAAACTGCCAGTGGACGGCCGCCGATGGCCGCTTTGTCCAACTAGCCGCAGCGGATGCGTCGTACTGGGCGCAGTCACTTCCGGAGATACTCCGAGTGCTCGAAGCATCGGGAGCACTCAGAGACTCCGAGAACGTCAGCAAGCTGCGCGCGGGTACAGCCCTCATCGAAGCCGGACAGGACATCGACCCCGACCAGGCTTGCTCCCTGTTCTCCCAGATGGTCGAGCTTCAGGGTCGGCCGCCGGGGACGTCGTGGATCGTGGGTCGGCCAGCCCGTCCAACGCCCTGACGTGCTCCCACGAGCTCAGCGCGTCCGCGTCGGCGAAAACGAACCGTGCGTGGTCGACCCCCAGCTCCCCGAACACCCACGAGTCGGCCACCGGCGCGTCACCGAACTCGATCCGCATGGACTGCCAGCCGTACTCGCCGGGGACGGCGGTGACACGCAGCGGGCGATCAGCTGGTACCTCGATCGGCAGCACCGGAACGCCCATGACGATGAATCCGTGTTCCCGGGCCGCGACCGCGTGCCGGACGCGTTCCCGGTGCGGGACCTGCTGCTTGAACGCGCGCAGGCTTGCGCCGTGCCCATGCTCGCGGCAGTGTTCGTCGAACGTGGCGGTGAACTCGGCGACGGCGTGGGCGGGGACGTCGTATAGCCGGGTTCCGGTCTGCCGGTCAAAGGAGTCCGCCGCGGCCTCGGCGTCCGGCCCCACGATCGCGAAGTCGGTTGCCGGGCGCTCCTCGTCGTCCGGCACCCGGTCGCCGGACCACAGTTCGAGGTAACCACCGTCCATGATCACCAACTGCCCGGATGGACACGTCACCTCACCGAGCACCACTTCGACCGCCATGATCATGGAGTGTAGGGTCGGCAACGTCGTTCAGGTAGGCGAGGCGACGGGCCTCTGCTGCTAAGCGGCGTCAAGGTGGAGAGCCAGAACCGTCACTCATATCCCATGGCCGGGATGACCTTGCCGAGTGCTTCTTCGATGAACTCGCGGGTTTCGTCATCGAATTGGTCGTTGCGGTTCGTCAGCTTGTGCGACTGAAACGTTGAAGGGGTGACGACGTCGCCGACGTCGAGCCGTTCGAACAGGGCGCGGCGCTGCCCGGGCCAGTCGGCTGCGAGATCTTCCGCTTTCACCTCGATGTATCGCCTGCCCGTCAGGTCGACCGTGTTCTTCCAGGTAAGCCATCGGTGGTAGACCGGCTTGAGGTAGGCGAGCGCTCCGTCGACGGTGGACGGCGCCCACGGCTGGGCCAGGTGGGATGCGAGCACTGAGACCGGGTGACGCTTGATGTGCACGATGGTCGCTTCGGGCACAAGTTCCCAGAGGAACTCCATGCACAGCAGGTTGAACGGTGTCTTCTCGCACCAGGTCGGCTTGCCCGCGTCGGCGGCTGCTCCGCCGAACATCGTGTCGATCAGCCCCCGCAAGATTCCGAGCAGTTCGCCCCGGTCGCTGAAATACCTGGGAACTACCCTCCGGCGGCTCAGCGGCTCGAACGGCCCGGCCGGCCGGTCGGCGTTCCCGAATCCTTCCGCGGGCGAAGGTTCGTCGTATGTGTACGCGATCAACTGCGGCCAGAGCTGTTGAACCGCGTCCCGGTAGCGCCGCGCGCCAACCAGCTCGGGAACGGTTCTGCCGCGATCGTCGCGCCGGCCGGGCACTCGTACGGTGAGGAAATCGCTCAGCCGGTGCAGAGCATCCTCACCGACGGTGGGGTCGTATCGATCGGTGAGCGCGTCGGCCAGGTCCCGCAGGCCACCCGGGTCGATGAGAAACCTGGTCTCCATGGGAATCCGATGGATCAGCGGATGTTCGCCAATGATGTCGGCGATCCGTGACGTTCCCGAACGACCCGTACCCGCAACGAAGATCGGCGAGGGGAAAGGCATGGCGAGCAGTCAAACTCTCAGCCCGACGCCTGTGCAAGCCAATTGCCCTCTTCACCCGCTGCTACGGGCCGGACCCGCACCCGCCGCGCCGAGTGCGTGCCGCACGGTCGCCTCCAACAAGCGAGCAACGATTTGTCGAAGCTCCCCAACGCGTCGCATCCCTCACACACTGAGCCTTTTTCATCGTGACGGTGCAGGTCACGGCAGGTGGAGCCCTGGCGCGCCAGTGCCGCGGCGCCCGCGGCGTCGGCTGTGAAAATCGCTGTACGGCTATCGGAGCACACTGGTAGAAAGCCGGGGTGCAAAAGACTTTGACGTTCTCTGATCATCTGCGGCTGATTGACGAACGGTCGACCGCCTTCCGTGCCGCGGTCGCTGCGGCGCCCAGCCTCGACGTGCCGGTGCCGAGCTGTCCGGGGTGGACGCTGTTCGATCTCGTGCAGCACCTGGGCATGGGCCGCCGCAGGTCGGCCGCCATCGTTGCCGCAGGGCCGGCCGACGCTCCCCCGGAGAAGTCCGCCTGGGAGGACGGCACGGGTGCGCCCCGGGAACGGGAGGCTCTCCTGGCCTGGTGGACCGAGTCCGTCGAGCGACTGACGAGCGCGCTGAGTGAGGCCGGCCCGGATCGCGGTTGTTGGACGTGGTGGGGTGACTCGCAGTCACCGGAAACCTCCGGTGCATGGGCTCGGCGCCAGGTTCCGGAGATCGCGGTGCACACCTACGATGTCCAGCTCGCCGTGGGTGACCCGGAGCCGCTGCCGGACGAGGTCGCCCTCGACGGTTTCGACGACTGCCAGTTCACCCTCTGCTCGACGGATGTCGCCTGGCCGCACGAACCCGCGGTCGTCGACTACTACGCCACCGAGGGCCGCTCTTGGCGCCTGCGGCTGTCCCGCGACGGCGCATGGGCCGCCCGCCTCGGCGCGCCGGCTACCAGCGAGGACCCGGCCACGGACAAGGCCGACGCCTCCGCCCGGGGCACGGCCAGTGACCTGGTCCTGTTCTTTTACGGCCGCATACCGCTGGATTCGCCGAAGCTGGAGCTGGACGGTGACCGTCGCATCTTCGATCAGCTCATCGCCTGGGACCCGTCCGTGTAACAACGATCCCATTTACCCTGCGTAGGGCGGGTTCTCGACGTGGTGCAGAACCAGGATCGCGGTGGCGCGGTGTGGGCAACAGCGCAGTTTCGTCAGAACTTTCCAGGTTTTGAGGGTGGCGTTGGCGCGTTGACCGATGGGTGGTTCGCCACGCCGATCACTGTTGGTCGCGGCTACGAGGGGAAGAGCTTCCAGTGCCCCTCGGAGACGACCTCGGTGCCGTCGGTCACCTTGATGGCCGTGTGGTCGTCGATTGCGTACGCCGGACCCGCGATCTCGGCCGCCCATTTCTCGGCATCAGCCATGGTGTTGTCCGGCTCGAGACCTAGGTGCGGGAAGATCGAGAAGTCGACGACCCCCAGTGTGCGGTCGTCGGGCGCGGACGGCCACTCGACGAAGTCCGCACCGATCCGGGGGGTCAGCACCATGCTCCCAGCACTCAACCCCACCCAGACGGTGTCCCGTAGCGACGGCAGGAGGTCCGCCAGCCCGGACTGCCGCATCCAGTGGCACAGGTACGTCGCATCGCCGCCGGCCACGAGCATGACGTCAGCCTCCCGGACCCAGGGGACCCACCGTTCCTCGCCGATGCTGGGCAGCGCTGTCAGCTCGAGGACGCCCAGCGACTTCCAGCCCAGGCCGCACATGGGTAGCGGCGTCTCACCGGTGATGAAGCTCCAGACCGAGGCTGGCCCGCCCATGGGGTGGGCCGCCGTAGGGATGCAGAGGGCACTGGAGTCGGCGATCGGCTTGCCCAGCAGGTCGACCAGCGCATCGCCGATGCTCGGGTTCGTGACGCCCGCGGACGTGAGAAGAAGCTTCACGCTTGCCTCCTGTACGTAGCGCTCATGACGCTCTCCTCGAGAGTCGGGAGATCGGGTGTGGGAATACAGACTGGACACCGCAACGAAACTCATCGCCGTTGCGACCCCTCAGGCCCCCACACGCACATCGGCATGAAGAGGCGGCGCAGTCCGTCGGGCATCGGTGAGAGGCCGCCTCCCGGTCAGCGGCATGAGCGTGCGTGGTCAGCCGGCTGGCGAGCACCATTCATCTGCCATGGCGATGATGCGAGCGGTCACCGTGTCCGGATCCACAAGTTGATGCAGGTGAAGCCCTGGAACATGGTCGAAGTCCCAGCCGCGTTCCCGCGCGTCCTGCGCGGCTTGTTCGTACGGCGGACCGAACAGCAGATACCCGCATGGCGCGTCGTCCCAGCCGTCCGGAACGGGAACCCTCTCCTCGTAGTAGCTCAACGGCAGGCGCGGCTGCTCGGACGAGACGACACGCCGGGTCTGCGGATCCGGAAACATCGGCGCGACATCGGACTCGTCCCACCACGCCGTCCATTGCGGCAGCCTGCCACCGGTCGCTTGGGGACGCAGAAAATCCAGCAGCTCGGGCGGCGCCACCGCCGTCGGCCCGCTGCGAGCGGGCAACGCCGCGTCGACGAACAAACAGCCGGCCACCGGACGCCGGGCAGCCTCGACGATGACCGGGACAAAGAGACCGGCGTTGCTGTGCGCGACCAAGACGACCGGGATGTCCAGCGGCAACTGGTCGGTGGATCTGCCGACGGTCTCTGCGACGGACGGCCAGAACGGCGGTCCTGCATCCGCCACGCCGAGCAGCGAAGGCACCAGCGTAACCGCACCCGAGGCCTTCAGCCTCGTCGCCACAGGCGCCCAAGTCAGAGGACCCACCGATGGGCTGTGCACAAGAACAATTGCGGCATCCACCGGTTCACCGTGCCTGACGTCGCCTGCTGGCCGCCACCCCATTCGTCACGCCAACGGCGAACACGGCAGCCGTAGATCCGCACGCTCACGCATCACCGGCCACCGCCCGCTCATCGACATGACCGCGCAGCGCAGTGGGCTGGGCGCAGCCAGCGCGCGGACAGCGGCATAGAAAGACGTTCTGCGTGTCGATGCAGGACGTAGGAACGTCCCCCTGATGCGCTTGTCGGGCTTGGTGTCCCATCGCAGGAGGAGGACGTTCATGGGTAACGGTAGCGGTGTGTCCCGGGGTGATCGCAACCGCAACGCGCGGCTTGCTCGGCTGCGGGCGCTGGTGCCGGTGACCAACGCGATCGTGGGGATCGACTTGGCCGACGCGAAGCAGATGGTCGTGGTCACCGATCACGACTCGAAAGTGTTGGCCCGTAAGACATTCCGCTGCCGCGCCTGGAATCTCGGGGCAGCGTTGGACTGGGCCGCCGAGCGGGCCGCGGCGAAAGGGTGGGCGGGGGTGACGGTGGCGTGCGAGCCGACCGGGCACCGCTGGCGGGTCCTCGGTCAGCTCGCTGCGGACCGGGCGATGCCGTTCGTGTGCGTGCAGCCGATGCTGACCTCGTGGGCGCGGCGCAGCGAGGACCTGACCTCGGACAAAACCGATGAGAAGGACGCGGTGCTCATCGCTCGGCTGACCGCGCAGCTGCGCTGCTACGTGCCGGAGCCGATCGATGAGACCTGGGGCCGGCTGCGGCATCTGGGCGCCCGCCGCGAACAGCTCATCATCGAGATGGTCAGCCAGGTCCAGCAGATCCGCGCGCTGCTCGAGTGTGTCTGGCCCGCCGCGCTTGATACCGCCAAGCAGCCGTTTCGGTCCCGCACCTGGGCTGCAGCGATGACGGTGATCTGCCAGCGTGACGGCGGCGACCTCGCCCGCACCCGACGCCTCGGCGCGGCCCGGTTCGAGCAGGCCGTGCGCCGTGAGATCACCCGCCGCGGCGGGTGCAAACCCTCGCTGCGCATCCTGCGGCACCTGTTCACCGCCTTGGCCGACCCCACCGGGGTGATCGCCCACCGGCCCGGTGCACTGGAGCGGGTCGCGTTCCTGCTGCAGGACTGGCACACCGCCACCGACAAACTCACCGACACCGAGACCCGGATGACCCGCGTCCTCGACGAGCTCAAGCTGACCGATCTGGCCACCTCCATCCCCGGCCTATCCGCGGTTGGCGCCGCGGCGATCCTCGCCGAGACCGGTGACCCGAACCGGTTCGCCACCGCCCGCGCCCTGGTCAAGCACGCCGGCCTCGCACCGCGGGAGAAACTGTCCGGCACGTTCGTCGGCCGCACCAAACTCACCGGCCAGGGCCGACCCGCGCTGCGTCTGGCCGCCTGGCGGGCAGTCTGGGGCGCCCAGCGCAGCAATGCCGTCTATGCCGCCCGCTACCAGCATTTGACCACCCGGGAGACCAACAAGCTCACGGCGA
Above is a window of Micromonospora coriariae DNA encoding:
- a CDS encoding alpha/beta hydrolase, with the protein product MPSLLGVADAGPPFWPSVAETVGRSTDQLPLDIPVVLVAHSNAGLFVPVIVEAARRPVAGCLFVDAALPARSGPTAVAPPELLDFLRPQATGGRLPQWTAWWDESDVAPMFPDPQTRRVVSSEQPRLPLSYYEERVPVPDGWDDAPCGYLLFGPPYEQAAQDARERGWDFDHVPGLHLHQLVDPDTVTARIIAMADEWCSPAG
- a CDS encoding sulfotransferase family protein, with translation MPFPSPIFVAGTGRSGTSRIADIIGEHPLIHRIPMETRFLIDPGGLRDLADALTDRYDPTVGEDALHRLSDFLTVRVPGRRDDRGRTVPELVGARRYRDAVQQLWPQLIAYTYDEPSPAEGFGNADRPAGPFEPLSRRRVVPRYFSDRGELLGILRGLIDTMFGGAAADAGKPTWCEKTPFNLLCMEFLWELVPEATIVHIKRHPVSVLASHLAQPWAPSTVDGALAYLKPVYHRWLTWKNTVDLTGRRYIEVKAEDLAADWPGQRRALFERLDVGDVVTPSTFQSHKLTNRNDQFDDETREFIEEALGKVIPAMGYE
- a CDS encoding maleylpyruvate isomerase N-terminal domain-containing protein, whose protein sequence is MQKTLTFSDHLRLIDERSTAFRAAVAAAPSLDVPVPSCPGWTLFDLVQHLGMGRRRSAAIVAAGPADAPPEKSAWEDGTGAPREREALLAWWTESVERLTSALSEAGPDRGCWTWWGDSQSPETSGAWARRQVPEIAVHTYDVQLAVGDPEPLPDEVALDGFDDCQFTLCSTDVAWPHEPAVVDYYATEGRSWRLRLSRDGAWAARLGAPATSEDPATDKADASARGTASDLVLFFYGRIPLDSPKLELDGDRRIFDQLIAWDPSV
- a CDS encoding IS110 family RNA-guided transposase; the protein is MGNGSGVSRGDRNRNARLARLRALVPVTNAIVGIDLADAKQMVVVTDHDSKVLARKTFRCRAWNLGAALDWAAERAAAKGWAGVTVACEPTGHRWRVLGQLAADRAMPFVCVQPMLTSWARRSEDLTSDKTDEKDAVLIARLTAQLRCYVPEPIDETWGRLRHLGARREQLIIEMVSQVQQIRALLECVWPAALDTAKQPFRSRTWAAAMTVICQRDGGDLARTRRLGAARFEQAVRREITRRGGCKPSLRILRHLFTALADPTGVIAHRPGALERVAFLLQDWHTATDKLTDTETRMTRVLDELKLTDLATSIPGLSAVGAAAILAETGDPNRFATARALVKHAGLAPREKLSGTFVGRTKLTGQGRPALRLAAWRAVWGAQRSNAVYAARYQHLTTRETNKLTATQAQTVIAAAILRQLHAVITTGRAWNADIATYGSHHRRQVALAA
- a CDS encoding Type 1 glutamine amidotransferase-like domain-containing protein — encoded protein: MKLLLTSAGVTNPSIGDALVDLLGKPIADSSALCIPTAAHPMGGPASVWSFITGETPLPMCGLGWKSLGVLELTALPSIGEERWVPWVREADVMLVAGGDATYLCHWMRQSGLADLLPSLRDTVWVGLSAGSMVLTPRIGADFVEWPSAPDDRTLGVVDFSIFPHLGLEPDNTMADAEKWAAEIAGPAYAIDDHTAIKVTDGTEVVSEGHWKLFPS